In Verrucomicrobiota bacterium, one DNA window encodes the following:
- a CDS encoding YhbY family RNA-binding protein has product MPENSLTQIQLRKLRSKAQTIDPTIMVGKNGLSEDFYGELDRMLDQRELVKGKFIQFKDERKTLAPKIAQAMEAHLVTLVGNVFVIFRQNPDQKKRKISI; this is encoded by the coding sequence ATGCCCGAAAACTCCCTCACTCAAATCCAATTACGCAAATTGCGTTCAAAAGCCCAGACGATTGACCCGACGATTATGGTTGGTAAAAACGGGTTATCCGAAGATTTTTATGGGGAACTGGACCGGATGCTGGATCAGAGGGAACTCGTGAAAGGAAAATTCATCCAATTCAAGGATGAGAGGAAAACACTCGCCCCAAAAATCGCCCAAGCCATGGAGGCCCATCTCGTGACACTCGTGGGTAATGTCTTTGTTATTTTTCGGCAAAACCCTGATCAGAAGAAACGTAAGATATCCATTTGA
- a CDS encoding pyridoxine 5'-phosphate synthase translates to MIKLGVNIDHVATIRQARYSKIPHTKPYVEPDVVQAALAAIQGGADGITIHLREDRRHIADHDVYDIRKEVDTRLNLEMAHWPEIVDLALEIRPDSVCLVPEKRQEVTTEGGLNLLALNDDFANMVSTFRKNNIQVSLFIDAEPAQIARSAELHADMVEFHTGQYATAEAPEQIARELDKLREAAEFAHSRGLIVNAGHGINYRNITPLLTLPHLNEFNIGHTIISRALIVGMKQAVRELKDLIKN, encoded by the coding sequence GTGATAAAACTCGGAGTCAATATCGACCATGTGGCCACCATTAGACAGGCCCGTTACAGTAAAATCCCGCATACAAAGCCTTATGTTGAACCCGACGTCGTTCAGGCCGCCCTCGCCGCCATCCAGGGAGGAGCTGACGGTATCACCATTCATCTCCGTGAGGACCGCCGCCACATTGCAGATCATGATGTTTACGATATCCGGAAAGAAGTCGATACCCGCCTGAATTTAGAAATGGCCCATTGGCCAGAGATTGTCGATCTGGCCTTGGAGATCAGGCCCGACAGCGTCTGTCTGGTGCCAGAGAAACGCCAAGAAGTGACCACGGAAGGCGGACTAAATCTTTTAGCTCTTAATGACGATTTTGCCAATATGGTCAGTACTTTCCGTAAAAACAACATTCAAGTCAGCCTCTTTATCGATGCTGAACCCGCACAAATTGCCCGGTCTGCGGAACTCCATGCGGACATGGTGGAATTCCACACTGGCCAATATGCGACCGCTGAAGCCCCTGAGCAAATTGCCCGCGAACTGGACAAATTGCGGGAGGCAGCGGAATTCGCCCATTCACGAGGTCTCATTGTCAATGCAGGGCACGGGATCAATTATCGAAATATTACTCCCCTACTCACATTACCCCATTTAAATGAGTTCAATATCGGCCACACGATTATTTCCCGTGCCCTTATCGTCGGGATGAAACAAGCTGTGAGAGAATTAAAAGATTTAATCAAAAATTAA
- the lepA gene encoding translation elongation factor 4 — translation MGCEYIRNFCIVAHIDHGKTTLSDRLLEMTNTITKRESQDQHLDSMDLERERGITIKAHPVTMFYKAKDGHEYRLNLVDTPGHVDFAYEVSRSLASCEGALLLVDAAQGVEAQTVANAHLAMKQNLKIIPVINKIDLPNADLDMVKKQLEDILAIPADDAVLASAKNGIGIEDILEAVIKRIPPPKDWDRPDMRALVFDSIFDTYRGGVVYTRVFSGEIKAGMNIMLLSEGRKYEVKEVGIFMPKMKKTDVLSAGYSGYIIPNIKSAREINIGDTITDAYTPTTDPLPGFQKIHPMVFSGIYPINTADFEQLKSSMEKLSINDSSFVFQPENSIALGFGFRCGFLGLLHMEIIQERLRREYNMDIISTYPSVVYKVIRTNGTDIVVDNPAQMPDPSVIEEIQEPYVKAYIMCPNENIGDMMQLVMEKRGDIKHTESIDSRRVMMNCDMPLNEILVDFHDKIKSMTRGYGSMDYEHDEYRTSDLVKMDMLINGEPMDAFSCIVHRSKAEFRGRALASKLKEVIPTQMFTVPIQAAIGGKIIARETIAALRKNVTAKCYGGDISRKRKLLDKQKEGKKKMKLFGKVNIPQEAFIQVLKND, via the coding sequence ATGGGTTGTGAATATATTAGAAATTTCTGTATTGTGGCGCATATCGACCACGGAAAGACCACTCTTTCCGACCGTTTGCTTGAGATGACCAATACCATCACCAAACGTGAGTCGCAGGACCAACACCTTGACTCGATGGATTTGGAGCGAGAACGCGGGATTACAATCAAAGCCCACCCCGTGACTATGTTCTATAAGGCAAAGGACGGCCATGAATACCGTCTCAACCTGGTGGATACCCCGGGGCATGTGGACTTTGCCTATGAGGTCTCCCGCAGTCTTGCATCATGTGAAGGCGCATTACTCCTTGTCGACGCAGCCCAAGGGGTCGAGGCACAGACAGTGGCCAATGCCCATCTGGCCATGAAACAGAATCTTAAAATCATCCCCGTCATTAATAAAATCGACCTTCCCAATGCCGACTTAGACATGGTGAAAAAACAGTTGGAAGACATTTTAGCTATTCCTGCCGATGACGCTGTTTTGGCCAGTGCAAAAAACGGAATCGGGATCGAGGATATCCTCGAGGCTGTGATTAAACGGATCCCCCCACCCAAAGATTGGGATCGTCCGGACATGCGCGCCCTTGTTTTCGACTCCATTTTCGATACTTACCGCGGGGGGGTTGTTTATACCCGTGTATTTTCCGGAGAAATCAAAGCGGGTATGAATATCATGCTCCTGAGTGAAGGCCGTAAGTACGAAGTAAAAGAAGTCGGTATTTTCATGCCGAAAATGAAAAAGACAGATGTTCTGTCAGCCGGATATTCAGGATACATCATTCCAAATATTAAAAGTGCCCGGGAAATTAATATCGGGGATACCATCACCGATGCTTATACACCTACGACCGACCCATTACCGGGATTCCAGAAAATCCATCCGATGGTTTTTAGCGGCATCTACCCGATCAATACCGCGGACTTTGAGCAACTTAAATCCTCCATGGAGAAACTTTCGATCAATGACTCCTCATTTGTCTTCCAGCCGGAGAACTCCATCGCTCTCGGGTTTGGATTCCGATGCGGATTTCTCGGTCTCTTGCACATGGAGATTATTCAGGAACGCCTCCGCCGGGAATACAACATGGACATCATTTCGACCTACCCCAGTGTTGTTTACAAGGTAATCAGGACAAATGGTACAGACATCGTAGTCGATAACCCCGCACAAATGCCAGACCCGTCGGTAATTGAAGAGATTCAAGAGCCGTATGTGAAAGCCTATATCATGTGCCCAAATGAAAATATCGGGGATATGATGCAGCTCGTCATGGAAAAACGTGGTGATATCAAACACACCGAATCCATTGATTCTCGCCGTGTGATGATGAATTGTGATATGCCATTGAATGAAATCCTGGTTGATTTCCATGACAAAATCAAAAGTATGACACGGGGTTATGGTTCGATGGATTACGAACATGATGAATACCGCACTTCCGACCTGGTGAAGATGGATATGCTCATCAATGGTGAGCCCATGGACGCATTCTCTTGTATCGTCCACCGTTCTAAAGCTGAGTTTCGGGGACGTGCATTAGCTTCAAAACTTAAAGAAGTCATCCCTACCCAAATGTTCACTGTCCCGATCCAGGCTGCCATTGGTGGGAAAATCATCGCACGTGAAACCATTGCTGCCTTGAGGAAGAATGTAACGGCAAAATGTTATGGTGGTGATATCAGTCGTAAGCGCAAATTGCTCGATAAACAAAAAGAAGGTAAGAAAAAGATGAAACTATTCGGGAAGGTTAATATTCCCCAAGAAGCATTCATTCAAGTCCTTAAAAACGATTAA
- the lepB gene encoding signal peptidase I, which translates to MASTSPLPTYSKSMLKEMRKFLYRNMRYEQDLLKSDDQIDIFNVLAEVDVVIRSNDKGKIQKTAETTNKTIEKYFPRRPDASWRENIEVLLVAFVLAFAIRTYFLQPFQIPTASMQPTLFGIDVQSENIPKTEYPGVFTRIWEKFAYGKSYINIPAKNSGRLEFTSHDGNISVRNIQIKPYNFLFLYWLQFSSVTVDNDQYWVWMPSDYIMKAFMKRGAAPYQPGESIVSACVQTGDFVFVDKIIYNFRKPARGDVFVFLTDNINDITMSQRMRGVMGAEYYIKRLSAVSGDLVQITNPHLLVNGKIAHFNDMYDRIYSPQNGYSGYVHLPNSNILARDSDTYLLPPQSYLALGDNSPNSWDSRGWGSVPAENVVGKALLVFYPFGSRWGLIK; encoded by the coding sequence ATGGCATCAACGTCCCCCCTACCCACCTATTCCAAGTCGATGCTCAAGGAGATGCGCAAATTCCTTTATCGGAATATGCGGTATGAACAAGATTTATTAAAGTCGGATGATCAAATCGATATCTTTAATGTATTAGCTGAAGTAGATGTCGTGATACGGTCCAATGATAAAGGAAAAATCCAAAAGACCGCCGAAACAACGAATAAGACAATCGAAAAATACTTTCCCCGTCGCCCTGATGCTTCATGGCGCGAAAATATCGAGGTCTTGCTTGTAGCATTTGTCTTGGCTTTTGCGATCCGCACCTATTTCCTCCAGCCCTTCCAGATACCTACCGCCTCGATGCAACCTACCCTCTTTGGCATTGATGTGCAGTCGGAGAATATTCCCAAGACAGAGTACCCCGGTGTATTTACCCGAATATGGGAAAAGTTTGCATACGGGAAAAGTTATATCAATATTCCTGCAAAAAATTCCGGCCGTTTGGAATTCACCAGCCACGATGGCAATATTTCCGTCCGGAATATCCAAATAAAACCCTATAATTTCCTTTTCCTCTATTGGCTCCAATTTTCTTCTGTGACTGTTGATAACGACCAATATTGGGTTTGGATGCCTTCCGACTACATTATGAAGGCATTTATGAAAAGGGGTGCAGCCCCTTATCAACCAGGTGAGTCGATTGTGAGTGCCTGTGTTCAAACCGGGGACTTTGTTTTTGTGGACAAGATCATATATAATTTTAGAAAACCGGCTCGTGGCGATGTTTTTGTCTTTCTCACAGATAATATTAATGACATCACGATGAGCCAAAGGATGCGCGGGGTGATGGGGGCGGAATACTATATTAAACGTCTTTCTGCTGTGAGCGGTGACCTCGTCCAGATTACAAATCCCCATCTCTTAGTGAATGGAAAAATAGCACACTTTAATGACATGTATGACCGTATTTATTCTCCTCAAAACGGTTACAGCGGTTATGTTCATTTACCTAATAGTAATATATTAGCCCGTGATTCGGACACCTACCTTCTCCCCCCACAGAGTTATCTGGCATTAGGTGATAATTCCCCCAATAGCTGGGACAGCCGTGGTTGGGGGTCTGTTCCTGCCGAAAATGTCGTCGGCAAAGCCCTGCTCGTATTCTATCCTTTTGGTTCACGTTGGGGTTTGATCAAGTAA
- a CDS encoding competence/damage-inducible protein A has protein sequence MNVEVINTGSELLLGLVTNTHIGYMAQQIAPLGLKISRQVTVPDGSDIGEVFMESLSRADVIFITGGLGPTSDDITRDIIAEKLGRKLLRDARIVEWLNGFFLKRGLALAQMNYRQADYPEGSQILDNAHGTAPGIYITENGKHIFLLPGPPRELKPMFENVVLPILNTLIAQDSKFDCHILRMTGIAESSVAKEIEPPLAHLKNLEIGYCARVGEVDLRFISPEPEVVQEASQIARETFKELIFSEDNESLEEVVIHIAKTMGVKLATAESCTGGYIAHRLTNVPGSSSVFTGSIVSYSNEVKQNVLNVDASNLNVYGAVSEPVVIQMAEGARKLLGADIAVSVTGIAGPDGGTPEKPVGLVYIGLATKDFTKVWSCHYLLNRESFKQMVAQFALDRLRRVLTGLDLE, from the coding sequence ATGAATGTCGAAGTCATTAACACCGGTTCAGAGCTTCTCCTCGGATTAGTTACGAATACGCATATCGGTTACATGGCACAGCAAATTGCCCCGCTGGGCTTAAAAATCTCCCGTCAAGTAACGGTTCCTGACGGCTCAGACATAGGCGAAGTTTTTATGGAATCCCTTTCGAGGGCCGATGTGATTTTTATTACCGGTGGTCTCGGACCCACTTCCGACGATATCACCCGTGATATTATCGCTGAGAAACTCGGGCGCAAATTGCTGAGGGATGCGAGAATTGTTGAATGGCTCAATGGTTTCTTCTTGAAACGCGGCCTCGCCTTGGCCCAGATGAATTACCGTCAAGCCGATTACCCCGAAGGTTCCCAAATTTTAGATAATGCACATGGCACCGCACCGGGTATATATATTACGGAAAATGGGAAACATATTTTCCTTTTGCCCGGGCCTCCCCGTGAACTCAAACCAATGTTTGAAAATGTAGTCCTTCCGATTTTAAATACCTTGATTGCTCAGGATTCAAAATTCGACTGTCATATTTTGAGGATGACTGGGATTGCTGAATCCTCTGTGGCCAAAGAAATCGAACCTCCCCTCGCCCACTTGAAGAATCTTGAAATCGGTTATTGTGCCCGTGTTGGAGAAGTCGATCTCCGTTTTATCTCTCCTGAACCGGAAGTTGTCCAAGAAGCCTCGCAAATTGCACGGGAGACTTTTAAGGAACTGATTTTCTCAGAAGATAATGAGTCTTTGGAGGAAGTAGTTATTCATATAGCGAAAACAATGGGGGTAAAGCTGGCCACTGCCGAATCCTGCACAGGTGGATATATCGCCCATCGCCTGACGAATGTTCCGGGTAGCTCCTCTGTATTTACAGGGTCAATCGTCTCATACTCAAATGAAGTGAAGCAAAATGTCCTGAATGTGGACGCCAGTAATTTAAATGTCTATGGCGCGGTTTCCGAGCCTGTCGTCATACAAATGGCCGAGGGTGCCCGCAAATTGCTCGGAGCAGACATCGCTGTCTCCGTGACGGGAATCGCAGGCCCCGATGGAGGCACCCCTGAAAAGCCTGTCGGTCTTGTTTATATCGGGTTAGCGACCAAAGATTTCACTAAAGTCTGGAGTTGTCATTATCTCCTTAACCGCGAAAGCTTTAAACAAATGGTCGCGCAATTTGCCCTCGACCGCCTCCGCCGTGTCCTCACAGGACTTGATCTGGAATAG
- the groL gene encoding chaperonin GroEL (60 kDa chaperone family; promotes refolding of misfolded polypeptides especially under stressful conditions; forms two stacked rings of heptamers to form a barrel-shaped 14mer; ends can be capped by GroES; misfolded proteins enter the barrel where they are refolded when GroES binds) — protein sequence MAAKQIIFDEQARQSLARGVEKLAKAVKATLGPAGRNVVLDKKFGSPNITKDGVTVAKEIELECPFENMGAQLVREVASKTSDNAGDGTTTATVLAEAIYREGLKNVTAGAHPMEIKRGIDKAVEAVVAELDNIKKNVKDSKEIAQVATVSANWDKTVGEIIADAMDKVGKDGTITVEEAKSIETTLDVVEGMQFDKGYLSPYFVTKPDEMEVVFDDAYVLIHEKKISSLKDFLPLLEKIAKTGKPFLVIAEEVEGEALATLVVNKIRGTLQVCAVKAPGFGDRRKSMLEDIAVLTGGKMLSEDLGIKLENVGLEDLGRAKRLVVDKENTTIVEGYGKQADINARVNQIRKQIEETTSDYDREKLQERLAKLAGGVAVINVGAATETEMKEKKARVEDALHATRAAVEEGIVAGGGVALIRCLPALDKVRAKGDEKIGVDIVRRALEAPLRTLAYNAGLEGSLIVNEVKNRKGSEGFNVATGEYVDLIAAGVVDPKKVTRSALQNAASISGLLLTTEALICELPEKDKSPAGAPGGMGGMGGMGGMDY from the coding sequence ATGGCAGCTAAACAAATTATTTTTGATGAACAGGCTCGTCAGAGCCTCGCCCGTGGTGTCGAAAAACTCGCTAAAGCGGTTAAAGCGACCCTCGGACCTGCAGGACGCAACGTTGTCCTCGATAAAAAATTCGGTTCCCCCAATATCACCAAAGACGGTGTGACGGTGGCTAAAGAAATCGAACTCGAATGCCCTTTTGAAAACATGGGTGCACAATTGGTTCGTGAAGTCGCCAGCAAAACAAGCGACAACGCCGGTGACGGTACGACCACTGCGACTGTTCTTGCTGAAGCGATCTATCGTGAAGGTCTGAAGAATGTCACAGCTGGAGCCCATCCAATGGAAATCAAGCGCGGAATCGACAAAGCTGTTGAAGCTGTCGTTGCTGAGCTCGATAATATTAAAAAGAACGTCAAGGACTCCAAGGAAATCGCACAGGTCGCTACTGTCTCCGCAAACTGGGATAAGACTGTCGGCGAAATCATTGCTGATGCCATGGATAAAGTCGGCAAAGATGGTACGATCACAGTTGAAGAAGCCAAATCCATCGAAACCACACTCGACGTGGTCGAAGGTATGCAATTCGACAAAGGATATCTCTCTCCTTATTTCGTGACTAAACCTGACGAAATGGAAGTTGTATTTGATGATGCTTACGTCCTGATCCATGAGAAGAAAATCTCTTCACTCAAGGATTTCTTGCCGTTGCTCGAAAAGATTGCCAAAACAGGCAAACCTTTCCTCGTCATCGCTGAAGAAGTCGAAGGCGAAGCCCTCGCGACCCTCGTCGTGAATAAAATCCGTGGTACACTCCAAGTCTGCGCTGTTAAAGCTCCTGGATTTGGCGACCGCCGCAAATCCATGCTCGAAGACATCGCTGTCCTTACTGGTGGCAAAATGCTCTCCGAAGACCTCGGCATCAAACTCGAGAACGTCGGCCTTGAAGACCTCGGTCGTGCCAAACGCCTCGTTGTTGACAAAGAAAACACAACGATCGTCGAAGGTTACGGGAAACAAGCTGATATCAATGCTCGCGTGAATCAAATCCGCAAGCAGATCGAAGAAACCACAAGCGATTATGACCGCGAAAAACTCCAAGAACGCCTGGCTAAACTCGCCGGTGGTGTGGCTGTGATCAATGTCGGTGCCGCTACTGAAACCGAAATGAAAGAGAAAAAAGCCCGCGTCGAAGACGCTCTCCATGCGACACGCGCTGCCGTAGAAGAAGGCATCGTCGCTGGTGGTGGTGTAGCCCTGATTCGTTGCTTACCTGCTCTTGACAAAGTCAGAGCAAAAGGTGATGAGAAAATCGGTGTCGATATCGTCCGTCGCGCACTTGAAGCCCCTCTGCGCACCTTAGCCTACAATGCAGGTCTCGAAGGTTCACTCATCGTCAATGAAGTCAAGAATCGTAAAGGTTCTGAAGGCTTTAATGTCGCCACTGGTGAATATGTCGACCTTATCGCTGCAGGTGTCGTTGATCCGAAAAAAGTGACCCGTAGCGCATTACAAAATGCTGCTTCTATCTCTGGTCTCTTGCTGACAACCGAAGCGTTGATCTGCGAATTGCCCGAGAAGGATAAATCCCCAGCCGGAGCTCCCGGTGGTATGGGCGGAATGGGTGGTATGGGCGGAATGGATTACTAA